The sequence GACCGATGGCCCATCTGCCACGGCCCGTAGACCTCGTTGCCGATGCCCCAGTACTTCACCCTCCAGGGTTCGGCCCGGCCGTTGGCTTTGCGACGTTCGGTCAGCGTGGTCGCACGATCGGAGTTGGTGTACTCGACCCAGCGCACCGCTTCGTCGACGTCGCGGCAGGAGTGCGCCAGGTACGCCTCGGAGCCGACCGCCTCGCACCAGGCGAGGAACTCGTCGGTGCCGAAGCGATTCGTCTCCTCGCCACCCCAGGCCAGGTCCAGCCGGGTCGGGCGCGCCTCGCGCGGACCGACGCCGTCCTCCCAGCGATAGCCGGAGGTGAAGTTGCCGCCCGGCCAGCGGATCGCACCCGGCTCCAGCTCCCGAACCAGCTCCAGGACGTCGGAACGCACTCCCTGCAGCAGGCCGGGCTCACTGATCGAGTGCGGCGAACCCTCATCGAACACCCCGCCCTCGATGTTGTCGAAGAACGCGGACTCGAGGAAGTGGCCGTAGATGTCCTCATCGATAGTTCCGACCGGCCTGCGCGTGTCGACCGTGACGACGGCCTCGCGGCCGGTACCTGTGTGCTCGGACTGTGCCGGCATGTGAGGTGACTCCGTTCTGTAGGGGTGGGTCATTGCTTCACCGCTCCGGCGATGCTGTCCACGAACTTGCGCTGCAGGACCACGAACACGGCGATCACCGGTACCAGGGAGATCACGGCCGCTGCCGTCATCCCCGCCCAGTCCGTGCCGTACTCGCCCACGAAGACCGTCATGCCGACAGCCAGCGTGCGCAGACTGGGCTCACTGAGGGTGAACACCAAGGGCAGCAGGAACGCATTCCAGGCGAACAGGAAGGTCAGGATCACCACGGTCGCGGTGATCGGCCAGGCGAGCGGGAACATCACCTGGCCGAAGGTCCTGATCGGTCCTGCGCCATCGAGGCGTGCGCACTCCTCGAGCTCCTTCGGCAGTCCCCGGAAGTAGCCCGCGTACAGCAGGGTCGAGGCGATCTGCCCACCGGCGCCGAGCCCGAGGATCACTCCGAGGTGAGTATTCAGCAGACCGAGCTGGTCGGTGAGCTGAGTGACCGGGATGATCGTGTACCCCTCCGGCAGGAAGAAGGTGACCAGGAAGATCCCGATGAGGAGTTTCTTGCCGGCGAAGCTGTAGCGCCCGAGGACGTACCCGGCCAGTGAGGAGCGGATCACGATAAGGAGCACGGTCCCCGCGGTGATCAGCACGGTGTTCATGAAGTAGGTCGCGAAGCCCACCTCGGTCCAGGCGCGGGCGTAGTTCTCCCAGAGCGGGCTCTCCGGCAGCAGGCTGAGCCCGCTGCCGAAGATCTCCGAGGTGGACTTCAATGATGCCGAGAGCAGCCAGATGAACGGATAGACCCAGCAGAACGCCAGCACCAGCAGTCCGAGGAACACCATCACCTGGCCCGCGCTCGGGCGTCTGCGCACCCCCTGAACGGGCTGTCGACGTCCTGGCCGCCACGGCCGCGGTCCCTGGCGCGGCGCCGGCGAGGCCACGCTCACCGGGCGGGCCTGCGTGTGCGGTGTGGTCATGAGGTCCTCATCTCGCGGCGTGCCCACCGGACGCCGAGGGCCTGGACGACGGCGAGGACCACCGTCAGGAGGCCGAATAGTACGGCGGCCGCAGAGGCGTAGCCGAGGTCGGGAACAGTGGCCTCGAAAGCAGTACGGAAGATGAAGATCTCGATCACCTCGGAGGAGAAGGAGGGGCCGCCCGCCGTCATGGTCTGCATCAGGTCGAACACGTTAAGTGCAGCGACGGTGTCGATCAGGGTGATGATCACCAGGAACGGCACCAGCAACGGCAGGGTGATGTGCCGGAACTCCCGCCACCCGCTCGCCCCGTCGAGCATCGCCGCCTCGTGCACGTCCTGCGGGATCGTCTGCAGGGCCGCGAGCCAGTAGATCATCGTGATCCCGAGCCACTTCCACACCCACACCGCGATACCGGCGAAGAGTGAGGTGTCGGCGTCGGCCAGAAAGTTCGCCGGAGTCTCCAGCAGGCCAGCCTTGACCAGGGCGAGGCTCACCGGCCCGCTCGCGTCCAGCAGGAGGGTGAAGACCACCCCCACGATCGCACCGGTGGTGACCACCGGGAGGAAGAACAGAGTCCGGAAGAATCCCTTGAACGGGGTCTTCTTCCGGTTCAGCACCAGCGCCAGGAGCAGCGCCAGCCCGACCCGCAGCGGCACCGAGACCACCAGGAACACGAGCGAGTTCTTGAAGGCATTCCAGAACAGGTCGTCGGTCATCAGCCGTTCGAAGTTGCCAATGCCGATGAAGGTCCCCTGCGCGGCGAAGCCCGGCCAGTCGAGGAGTGCGAACCACCAGGACGCCAGCAGCGGGTAGACCGTGTAGGCGCCGTAGCCGAGCAGGGTCGGCAGCAGGAACAGGTAGATCCACCAGTCCTTGCGGATCCGATGACGCAGCCCCTGCGGCCGGACCCGGGAGTCCTGGGCCGCAGCGGTGCGCAGCTCGTCAGTGGTGGTCACGTCAGCGTCCGTCGTAGGCCTGCTGGTCGTAGTCGGCGGCGGGGTCCCAGTTCGCAAACACCCAGTCGTCCACCCCGACGTCGATACCCTCGCCCGCGACGGCCTCGAGCGCGCGGTCCCGCTCGGCCATCTGCTCGTCGTTGAAGCGCCGCAGCTCACCAGCGATGTCTGTCGTCGATCCGGTCAGCACGGACTGGACGATCTCGCCCAGATCCGGGTGGATGTCCCGCATCTCGGTGGACACGCGCCACACGCCCTGGTTGCCCACCTCGGGCACCGGACCGATCCGCATGTCCTCCTCCAGGAACGCGATCGAGCGCTCGTAGGCGGGGTGCACGTCCGCTTCCGCGACGACGTCGAGCAGGGCGGGGGGCTGGTCCATGGCCGCCGCGAGCTCGGCCTGGAACTCCCTCGTGGTCATCTGCAACAGGAGATCGGCGGCCACCTCGGGCTGGTCGGACTGGTTGGACAGCCAGAACACCCCCGGGGCCGGGCCGCTGTAGACGAAGTTTCGGGTGGTCTCCGGGCACGGCACGTGCCACACGCCGAGTCCTCGTTCGACCGAGTCCGGTTCGTCCACCAACAGACCGCCGATGAACCACGGACCCCACATGTAGATGGCCGCCTCACCGGCCGCCCAGCGGGCCCGGGCATCCCGGGGGCCCATCGACGGTGAGGACGGGTGGATCACGCCGTCGGCCTGGAGGGCGAGCAGGAACTCGATCGCATCGATGTAGGGCTGAGAGTCGTAGATGTACTCGCCGGTGGCCCAGTCGACGCCACCGGGGCCGGGGGCACCGGCCGCCATGGCAAGCCGTCCGGTGAGCGCATCGAGGTAAGGCGTTTCCTTCATCGGCACGACGATCCCGTGCGCATCGGTGCCACTGGTGATCGAGCGGGCGGCTTCCCGCAGATCGTCCCAGGTGGCAGGACTCTCCTCGGGGTCGACGTCGGCCTGCTCGAGCAGCGCGGTGTTCAGCCAGGGGATCGCATCGTGCCAGCGCCCGGAGAACAGTGGGACGGCATAGATCTCATCGTCGAACCGGTGGATACCGTCGTAGATCTGCTCGGCCAGCGGGCTACCGGTGAAGTCGGCGAGACCGCCGATCGGTTGGAACCAGTCCTCGCTGACCAATGCAGCAGCCGAGCTTCCCAGGCCGGCGGTGGAGTGCACATCCGGTAGCTGGTTGCTCCGGCGCCCGACCTGCAACGCGGTGCCCAGGCTCGCCGCGTCCATCTGCCGCCGCTCGATCGTCACCTCCGGGTTCTCGGCCATGTATGGGTCGAACAGGTAGCTCTGGAACAGGTCGGTCAATGGCCGGAACTGGTCCCACCACTGCAGCGTGCCCGGGTCACCGCCTGCCGCCTGGGACTGCTCCTCGCTGCTCTGGCCGCCACCGGTGCAGCCGGCGAGAACGGCGCCCAGGGCCGCGGCGCTCGTCCCACCGACGAACTTCCGTCGGTCGATTCGGTGTTCCTGACCCATGGGGACTCCCTCTTCGTCTTCGTCGACTCAGTGACCGAATGAGTGAGTTCACTCGGCGTTCGGAATAGGCATGTTTGCGCTAACCTAAAGCACTCCATAACACCGGTCAAGGCCTGTGATACAAAGTTTTTTGACGGTCACAGGCGGCTAAATTCACCATCGAGAAGAAATGACACGAAGCGAGAACATAGAGTGGCTCGTGCACGCAGAAGGGACCGATCGTGAGTCGACTACCAGGCACTCGCGCCGCCAAGGGCGCCTCCATGGCGGACGTCGCGCGGCTCGCAGGCGTCTCCGGCCAGACCATCTCCCGGGTGGCGAACGGCAACTCCCGGGTGACACCGCAGACGCGGCGGCGAGTCGAGGCAGCCATGGAGCAGCTCGGCTATCGCGCGAACATCGCCGCCCGGGCGCTGGCGACCGGCAGGTTCGGATCGATCGGCGTGGTCACGTTCAACCTGGCCGCAGTGGGCAACATCCGTATCCTCGAAGCCGTCATCGCCGGCGCCCAGCGCCGCGACTACTCGATCAGCCTGGCGGTGGTGGACACCCCGACCGAGCACGACGTCCAGGCGGCCGTCCGCGGCCTGACCGACCGGGCTGTCGACGGGGTGATCGTGCTCGAGGCGCGGGTGCTGGACACTCCGCAGCTCCAGCTTCCTGCCGAGGTTCCCGTCGTCATCGCCGATAGCAGGTCCGCCCACCCACACCCGACGTTCGGCATGGATGAAGCCGCCGGTGCCCGGGCCGCCGTCGGGCATCTCCTCGATCTGGGGCACGCCACCGTCCATCACCTCGCCGGGCCCACCGGCTCCAACCCCGCGGAGCGGCGCCGCTCGGCGTGGAAGCGCATGCTGAAGCGGGCGGGGCGACCGGTTCCGCCGGCGATGACCGGCGACTGGACCCCGAAGTCCGGTTACGAGTGCGCGCTTCAGCTGTTGCGCGACGACGCGGTCACCGCGATCTTCGCCGCCAACGACCAGATGGCGGCCGGTGTCTTGCGAGCTGCCGCGGAGCTGGGCCGCGGCGTGCCCCACGATCTGAGCGTGGTCGGCTACGACGACTTGGACACCAGCCCGTATCTGTCTCCGCCGCTGACCAGCGTCAGCCAGGACCTCGGTGCCGTGGGCACGCGATGCCTCGATCAGGTGATCACGATGATCGAGGCCCCCGCCGAGGCTCCACCGCACAGCGGCCCCGACCGACTCGTCCGACCCGAGCTGATCGTCCGTGAATCGACGGCCCCGCCGCGAAATTGATCCCCCAAAAAACCTTCTCCATCATTCTGCCGGCCTCTTGACGACAAATTGTGTGAGCGCAAACATGTGTGTTTCAGTCGCATCATTGCCGACGCGACTTGTCCACAATCAGGGAGTGATTGCACATGCTCGGCCGTCTTCCTCTGCTCGCCCTGACCGCAGCGATCGCGGTCATGGCTCCGCTGTCGTTAGCACCGGCAGACGGCACTGGCGATGCCAGGTCACCCGAGAGAGTAGCGGCAGAGCCCTCTGTGTCCGCCGGGACTGCTGCTGAGGCGGCGTCCCAGTTCGAGAATCCGGTCGGCACAGACGACGTTCCCAACTTCGCCGACCCCACAGTGATCCGCGGGCGGGACGGCTTCTGGTACGCGTACGGCACCGGCGATCCCCTGTTCCCGGGTGATCACTACCGAAAGATGAAGATCGCCCGGTCGGACGACCTCGTTGACTGGGAGTACGTCGACGACGTGTTCACCCCGGAGACCGAGCCCCGCTACGACGGCCACGGCGAGGGCGCCCGCCGGATGTACTGGGCCCCTGCCGTGGAGTACTTCGACGGCCAGTACCTGCTGTACTACTCCTACGTCGTCAACCCTGCTGAGGGGCCACAGTGGTTGGCCATCGGTGTCGCCACTGCGGACCATCCGGCCGGGCCCTGGATCGACTCCGGCGCCTATGTCACCGGCCCGGAACGGTGGGAGCCTCGGCCGGGCGAACAGGCGTGGCGCAACGTGATCGATCCCGAGGTGGTCAGCACGCCCGAGGGTGAGCGCTACCTCTACTACGGCTCCGTCAACGGCGGGGTGACCGTGGCACAGCTGTCTGGCGACGGTCTCCGGGTGACCGGGGAACGCATCCCGGTCACTCTCGAGAACCGCTACGAGGGCGCCCACATCGTCCACCGGGACGGCTACTACTACCTGTTCTTATCCATCATCGGCGGCTGCTGTGCGGGACCGGTCTCGGGCTACCCGGTCCAGGTCGCTCGTGCGCAGAGCCCGGTCGGCCCCTTCTACGACCGGGACGGTATCCCGGTGCTGGGTCGGCACGCCGGCGGCACCCCGGTGCAGGTACCGAACGGGAACCGATGGGTCAGCGTCGGCCACAACACGATGGCCACTGATCTGTCCGGGCAACCATGGCTGGTCACCCACGGTATCGACCGGCACGACCCCTACCTGCAAGGACGGCTGAACGGTCGTGTCCTGGTGCTCAGCAGGCTGGACTGGGTGGACGGCTGGCCCACGGCGAACGCCGGACAAGGCGTGCTCGACGGTCCGCAGCCTGCTCCGGTCGCCGGTGGGCGGATCGTGGACAGCTTCGAGGACGGCGCGCTCTCCCCGCGAGTGTGGCGTCAGGGGCGCGGCTGGACGATCGGGTCCGAACCCGCCGGCGGGTTCCTGCAGAGCCCGGAGGCGGCAGGAACCGAAACGCTGCAGGCCACCAGGCCGGTGCTCGGGGACGCGCGGATCCGAGGAACCGTCCGTCTCGGCCAGGGCGGGAGCGGATCGGCCGGATTCCTCCTCGACCGCGGCGCCACCGACATTCGGGCCGTGATCGACCGGAGCTCCGACGAGCTCGTCCTCGAGGCGCGGCAGCGCGGCAACGTCACCGACCGGATCAGCCAGCCGCTGCCGTCGAACTTCCAGTACGACGACTGGCACGAGATCGACCTCCAGCTGCACGATGGCGTCCTCGAGGCCGCCGTGACCCACGCTGGCCTTGACGATCCGCTAGCCCTCGCCGAGCTCGACGTTCCCAACCGTCACCGAGCGACTCGCGTCGCCGTGGTCGCCGAGAACGACTCCGCGGCATTCGACGACATCTCCGCGGTCGAGCGGTACACCCCGGTCACCAGCGCCGTCCCGGATCCGGAGGTCGGCGAGCTCGCCCCGGAGCTGAGCGAGGAGTTCGACGGTGAGCTCGACGAAGGCTGGACCGCGATACGCAACCCGGAGACCGCCGTCGACGACGGTGTGCTGTCCCTCCCGGTCCAGCAGGACGAGCTGATCGACCGGCGCGGCGAGGGCGCCAGCCCGGCAGCGCTGCTGCTCCGCGACACTCCGGAGGGCGAGTGGACCGTCGAGACCCGCGTCACTATCCCCTTCGGCCAGAGCTACCCCCGCGCATGGCCACAGGCCGGACTGCTCGCCTACGCCGACGACGACGAGTTCGTCACCCTCACCTATGGCTCCGCCCGCCGCACCAGGCATGTGGCGTTCGGGAAGGAGATGCCGTGGGAGGACGACGTCGTCTACGGTGACGCCCGCCTCGGGCCCACCACCGCGGACACCGTCTGGCTCCGGCTCCAGCACACCGTGCATCCCGACACCGGTGAGCACCAGTACCGCGCTGCCACGAGTGTTGACGGTCAGCACTGGGTCTGGCACGGCGTCAGGACGTTGCCAGCGTCCTCCTCCCCGCAGATCGCACTCGCAGCTTTCGGCGCACACGCGGAGACCAGCCTCATCGCCGAGTTCGACTACCTGCGGTTCTTCCGGGACTGATCGTGCGACACCGCTCAGCCGCAGCAGTTTTTTCTGCCGCCTCCTTGACGGAAATATCCCGGCTCTCTACCGTCACGGCCATGCCGCCGCCGACCCCGAGCAGTTCCGTCGTCCGACGCAGCCACGAGGAACGAGTGCTCACGACCTTGCGCGCAGAAGGTGCGCTCAGCCGTGCCGCACTGGCCCGCCGAGTCGGCCTGTCCCGCACCACCCTCTCCGAGATCACCGCAGAGCTGCTCGCCCGCGGCGCCATCGTCGTCGTCGATACCGACAGCGCCACCCGCCGCGGGAGCGGCCGTCCGGCCGAGCGGCTCGCGCTCGACCCAGCCGCCGGCCAGTTCGTCGGTATCGACTTCGGTCATCGCCGGGTCCAGGTGGCGGTCGCCGACGCTTCGCACGCGATCATCGCCGCCGGTATGGAGCGCTACCCGGACGCCGCCGGCTGGGACCGGCGCGTCGCTCTTGCCCTCGACCTGGTCGACCGAGTCAGCGGTAGCCATTCGGTCCACCTGGATGCTCTGCAGGGCATCGGCATCGGCGTACCCGGCCCTTACGCCGGTCCAGAGGCCGACGGGCCACACCTCACCTGGCGGCGACAACCCGCTCCCGAGCGGGTCGATGAGGCGTTCGCCGAACGGTTCGGCGCTCCGGCGGTCGTCGACAACAACACTCGCCTCGCCGCCCTCGCCGAGGCCACCTCCCAACCCGGGCCGGCCGGTGACCTGCTCTACGTCCGGCTCTCCGACGGCGTCGGAGGCGGGCTGGTGGTCTCCGGACGCCTGATCACAGGTGCGCATGGTTTCGCCGGCGAGATCGGACACGTCACCGCGGTCCCGGACGGCGGACCCTGCCGCTGCGGTAAGCGCGGCTGCCTGGAAACCGTCGCCTCCGTTTCCGCGATCCTGGCCGCCGCTCGTAGCCGGGGGGCGGAAGTCGATAGCGTCGCCGATCTGGCCGCTGCCGTGGCGCGGGACGACCCCGCAGTTGATGCCACGCTCCGGGAGATCGGCACGACACTCGGCCGGACACTGGGTGCGGCGGCGATGGTCCTCAATCCTGACGAGGTGGTCATCGGCGGCGAGGTGGCGCGCGCCGCCCCGGTCCTCGTCCAGCAGGCCGCGGCCACCGTGCGCCACGAGCTTTACCCCGTGTCGAGTACAGAACCGGTGACGGTCCGGGCCGGCCGTCTCCGGGACAGCGACGGCGCGCTCGGTGCACTAGCTGCCGTGTTCCACCAATCCCCACTCCTGTCCGACTACCCGAACCTCGAACAGGCGACCCCGGTGTCCCTACGAAGGAGAGCACAGTGACTGCACCCGCGGTGCCGGAACGCCCCAACATCCTCTTCCTGATGACCGACCAGCACCGGACGGACACTCTCGGTGCGTACGGGAACGAGCAGGCCAGCACACCGGTTCTGGACGAGCTGGCGCGCAGCGGGACACGTTTCGACCGGTGGTACACACCGACGGCGATCTGCACGCCGGCACGGGCCAGCCTGCTCACCGGGCAGGCGCCGTTCCGGCATCGGGTACTCGCCAACCATGAGCGCAACGTCGGCTACGTCGAGGACCTCGACGATCACGCCTTCACCTTCGCCGGCGCACTGCGCGAGCAGGGCTACAACACCGGTCTCGTCGGGAAGTGGCACGCTGGGACCGACAAGAACGCCGCAACGTTCGGCTTCGACGGCCCCGACCTCCCCGGCTGGCACAACCCGGTGGACGACGAGGACTACCTCGCCTACCTCGCCGAGAACAACCTGCCCCCATATGAGATCAGTGACCGGATCCGGGGCACCTTGCCGAATGGCGGACCCGGCAACCTGCTCGCCGCACGCCTGCACCAACCGGCGCAGGCAACGTTCGAGTACTACCTGGCCACCCGCACGATCGAGCTCCTGGAACGCTACGCAGCGGACGGCGCACGGGACGGCACGCCGTTCTTCCTCCAGCTCAACTTCTTCGGTCCCCACCTGCCGTACATCGTCCCGGACCACTACTTCGACCTGGTCGACCCGGACACGATCGAACTACCGCGGTCGATTGCTGAGACCTTCGAGGGGAAGCCACCGGTGCAGCGCAACTACAGTGCGCACTGGACGTTCGACACGATGCCGATCGAGGTCACCCGCAAGCTCATCGCCGTGTACTGGGGCTACGTCACTCTGATCGACGAACAGATCGGCCGGGTGATGGACGCGCTTGAGCGCCTGGGCCTGACCGACGAGACGGCAGTGTTCTTCACCAGCGACCACGGTGAGTTCACCGGATCACACCGGCTGCATGACAAGGGCCCGGCGATGTACGAGGACATCTATCGCACCGCCGGTCTGTTGCGCGTCCCGGGATGCCCGGCCGGACAGGTGCGCACCGAGTTCGTCAGCCTGCTCGATTGCACCGCGACCATCCTCGAGCTCGCCGGCATCGATCCGAGCCAGGCGGTGGATTCGCGCAGTCTGCTGCCGCTGGTGCGTGGCGAAGCTGTGCCCTGGCCGGAAGACATCGTCTGCGAGTTCCACGGTCACCACTTCCCCTACCCGCAGCGCATGCTCCGAGAGGACCGGTACAAGCTCGTGGTGAACCCGGACTCCGTGAACGAGCTCTACGACCTTCAGGGCGATCCGGCCGAACTGATCAACGTCTACCGTCATCCCGAGATGACCGACGTCCGTGTGCGGATGTTGCAGCGGTTGTACAGCCTGCTCCGCGAGCGTGGCGACAACTTCTACCACTGGATGACCACCATGTACGACGTCGGCGAGGTCGACCACGACCCGTCGCAGTCCGGTCTCGACGAAACGACCTATCGCGGTGCTGCCGCCCTCCGCTGAGCATCCTGGACACCCTTCCGGGCAGAGAACCTCGGCACGGATCGCTGCTGGATGCGGCGCACTCGTGAAGAGTTGCCGGTGCATCCGGCTGGCCGATGATCTTCCAGGAGCGCCCGTTCGCGCGCGATGCCGCAGGGGCCGAGGATGGTGGGCATGGACACGATCGCGGTCACCGGCTGCACGGGACATATCGGGTCGAGGGTGGCAGCCGGACTCGATGAGCGCGGGATCGAGGCACGGCTGTTGCTGCGCGATGCGACCAAGGCTGCGGACTTTCCGGCCGCCCGGACCGCGGTGGCCGCGTACGGCGACCCGGACGCCGCCCGGTATGCGCTGGAGGGGATCGACCTGCTGTTCATGGTCTCCGGGTCGGAGAGCGCCGACCGGCTCGATCAGCACCGCACGTTCATCGATGCCGCGGCAGCTGCCGGAGTGCAGCACGTCGTCTACACCTCGTTCCTTGGTGCGAGCCCGACCGCAACGTTCACCCTGGCCCGGGACCATGCCGCCACCGAGGACCACCTCCGTGCCAGCGGGATGACCTGGACCTTCCTCCGGGACTCCTTCTACCTGGACCTGCTGCCGGAGTTCGCGGGATCGGACGGCGTGATCCGCGGACCCGCCGGTGCGGGCCGAGTGGGGGCGGTGCTGCGCGTGGATGTGGCCCGCTGCGCGGTGACGGTCCTGGCCGACCACGCCACCGGAGCGAACAGCCACAGCGGCGCCAGCTACGACCTCACCGGCCCGGAAGCGCTCACGCTGACCGAGATCGCCCAGATCGTCACCGAGGAGACCGGGCGGCAGATCGCCTTCCAGGACGAGACCATCGAGGAGGCCTATGCCTCCCGCGCGCCGTACGGCGCCGCCCCCTGGCAGCTGGACGCATGGGTCTCCACCTACACCGCGATCAAGGTGGGCGAGCTCGACGTGGTGACCTCCGCCGTCGCCGATCTCACCGGTACACCAGCCCGCTCGCTGCGAGCGCATCTCCGCACGGCCGGATGAGCGCAGAGTGAACCTCCCGGACGGCGGTCCACGTGCCCTCCTCGC is a genomic window of Ruania zhangjianzhongii containing:
- a CDS encoding family 43 glycosylhydrolase, translated to MSAGTAAEAASQFENPVGTDDVPNFADPTVIRGRDGFWYAYGTGDPLFPGDHYRKMKIARSDDLVDWEYVDDVFTPETEPRYDGHGEGARRMYWAPAVEYFDGQYLLYYSYVVNPAEGPQWLAIGVATADHPAGPWIDSGAYVTGPERWEPRPGEQAWRNVIDPEVVSTPEGERYLYYGSVNGGVTVAQLSGDGLRVTGERIPVTLENRYEGAHIVHRDGYYYLFLSIIGGCCAGPVSGYPVQVARAQSPVGPFYDRDGIPVLGRHAGGTPVQVPNGNRWVSVGHNTMATDLSGQPWLVTHGIDRHDPYLQGRLNGRVLVLSRLDWVDGWPTANAGQGVLDGPQPAPVAGGRIVDSFEDGALSPRVWRQGRGWTIGSEPAGGFLQSPEAAGTETLQATRPVLGDARIRGTVRLGQGGSGSAGFLLDRGATDIRAVIDRSSDELVLEARQRGNVTDRISQPLPSNFQYDDWHEIDLQLHDGVLEAAVTHAGLDDPLALAELDVPNRHRATRVAVVAENDSAAFDDISAVERYTPVTSAVPDPEVGELAPELSEEFDGELDEGWTAIRNPETAVDDGVLSLPVQQDELIDRRGEGASPAALLLRDTPEGEWTVETRVTIPFGQSYPRAWPQAGLLAYADDDEFVTLTYGSARRTRHVAFGKEMPWEDDVVYGDARLGPTTADTVWLRLQHTVHPDTGEHQYRAATSVDGQHWVWHGVRTLPASSSPQIALAAFGAHAETSLIAEFDYLRFFRD
- a CDS encoding SDR family oxidoreductase, with the translated sequence MDTIAVTGCTGHIGSRVAAGLDERGIEARLLLRDATKAADFPAARTAVAAYGDPDAARYALEGIDLLFMVSGSESADRLDQHRTFIDAAAAAGVQHVVYTSFLGASPTATFTLARDHAATEDHLRASGMTWTFLRDSFYLDLLPEFAGSDGVIRGPAGAGRVGAVLRVDVARCAVTVLADHATGANSHSGASYDLTGPEALTLTEIAQIVTEETGRQIAFQDETIEEAYASRAPYGAAPWQLDAWVSTYTAIKVGELDVVTSAVADLTGTPARSLRAHLRTAG
- a CDS encoding ROK family transcriptional regulator, whose translation is MPPPTPSSSVVRRSHEERVLTTLRAEGALSRAALARRVGLSRTTLSEITAELLARGAIVVVDTDSATRRGSGRPAERLALDPAAGQFVGIDFGHRRVQVAVADASHAIIAAGMERYPDAAGWDRRVALALDLVDRVSGSHSVHLDALQGIGIGVPGPYAGPEADGPHLTWRRQPAPERVDEAFAERFGAPAVVDNNTRLAALAEATSQPGPAGDLLYVRLSDGVGGGLVVSGRLITGAHGFAGEIGHVTAVPDGGPCRCGKRGCLETVASVSAILAAARSRGAEVDSVADLAAAVARDDPAVDATLREIGTTLGRTLGAAAMVLNPDEVVIGGEVARAAPVLVQQAAATVRHELYPVSSTEPVTVRAGRLRDSDGALGALAAVFHQSPLLSDYPNLEQATPVSLRRRAQ
- a CDS encoding carbohydrate ABC transporter permease — its product is MTTPHTQARPVSVASPAPRQGPRPWRPGRRQPVQGVRRRPSAGQVMVFLGLLVLAFCWVYPFIWLLSASLKSTSEIFGSGLSLLPESPLWENYARAWTEVGFATYFMNTVLITAGTVLLIVIRSSLAGYVLGRYSFAGKKLLIGIFLVTFFLPEGYTIIPVTQLTDQLGLLNTHLGVILGLGAGGQIASTLLYAGYFRGLPKELEECARLDGAGPIRTFGQVMFPLAWPITATVVILTFLFAWNAFLLPLVFTLSEPSLRTLAVGMTVFVGEYGTDWAGMTAAAVISLVPVIAVFVVLQRKFVDSIAGAVKQ
- a CDS encoding ABC transporter substrate-binding protein, with the translated sequence MGQEHRIDRRKFVGGTSAAALGAVLAGCTGGGQSSEEQSQAAGGDPGTLQWWDQFRPLTDLFQSYLFDPYMAENPEVTIERRQMDAASLGTALQVGRRSNQLPDVHSTAGLGSSAAALVSEDWFQPIGGLADFTGSPLAEQIYDGIHRFDDEIYAVPLFSGRWHDAIPWLNTALLEQADVDPEESPATWDDLREAARSITSGTDAHGIVVPMKETPYLDALTGRLAMAAGAPGPGGVDWATGEYIYDSQPYIDAIEFLLALQADGVIHPSSPSMGPRDARARWAAGEAAIYMWGPWFIGGLLVDEPDSVERGLGVWHVPCPETTRNFVYSGPAPGVFWLSNQSDQPEVAADLLLQMTTREFQAELAAAMDQPPALLDVVAEADVHPAYERSIAFLEEDMRIGPVPEVGNQGVWRVSTEMRDIHPDLGEIVQSVLTGSTTDIAGELRRFNDEQMAERDRALEAVAGEGIDVGVDDWVFANWDPAADYDQQAYDGR
- a CDS encoding carbohydrate ABC transporter permease, producing the protein MTTTDELRTAAAQDSRVRPQGLRHRIRKDWWIYLFLLPTLLGYGAYTVYPLLASWWFALLDWPGFAAQGTFIGIGNFERLMTDDLFWNAFKNSLVFLVVSVPLRVGLALLLALVLNRKKTPFKGFFRTLFFLPVVTTGAIVGVVFTLLLDASGPVSLALVKAGLLETPANFLADADTSLFAGIAVWVWKWLGITMIYWLAALQTIPQDVHEAAMLDGASGWREFRHITLPLLVPFLVIITLIDTVAALNVFDLMQTMTAGGPSFSSEVIEIFIFRTAFEATVPDLGYASAAAVLFGLLTVVLAVVQALGVRWARREMRTS
- a CDS encoding sulfatase-like hydrolase/transferase, with amino-acid sequence MTAPAVPERPNILFLMTDQHRTDTLGAYGNEQASTPVLDELARSGTRFDRWYTPTAICTPARASLLTGQAPFRHRVLANHERNVGYVEDLDDHAFTFAGALREQGYNTGLVGKWHAGTDKNAATFGFDGPDLPGWHNPVDDEDYLAYLAENNLPPYEISDRIRGTLPNGGPGNLLAARLHQPAQATFEYYLATRTIELLERYAADGARDGTPFFLQLNFFGPHLPYIVPDHYFDLVDPDTIELPRSIAETFEGKPPVQRNYSAHWTFDTMPIEVTRKLIAVYWGYVTLIDEQIGRVMDALERLGLTDETAVFFTSDHGEFTGSHRLHDKGPAMYEDIYRTAGLLRVPGCPAGQVRTEFVSLLDCTATILELAGIDPSQAVDSRSLLPLVRGEAVPWPEDIVCEFHGHHFPYPQRMLREDRYKLVVNPDSVNELYDLQGDPAELINVYRHPEMTDVRVRMLQRLYSLLRERGDNFYHWMTTMYDVGEVDHDPSQSGLDETTYRGAAALR
- a CDS encoding LacI family DNA-binding transcriptional regulator, which encodes MSRLPGTRAAKGASMADVARLAGVSGQTISRVANGNSRVTPQTRRRVEAAMEQLGYRANIAARALATGRFGSIGVVTFNLAAVGNIRILEAVIAGAQRRDYSISLAVVDTPTEHDVQAAVRGLTDRAVDGVIVLEARVLDTPQLQLPAEVPVVIADSRSAHPHPTFGMDEAAGARAAVGHLLDLGHATVHHLAGPTGSNPAERRRSAWKRMLKRAGRPVPPAMTGDWTPKSGYECALQLLRDDAVTAIFAANDQMAAGVLRAAAELGRGVPHDLSVVGYDDLDTSPYLSPPLTSVSQDLGAVGTRCLDQVITMIEAPAEAPPHSGPDRLVRPELIVRESTAPPRN